A portion of the Brevundimonas pondensis genome contains these proteins:
- a CDS encoding TolC family protein — MSSSHRRSPLLAAGCAVVAVATAAAAPAWADPAPSYETLLGRIGQTPVNVEAGALLDAAEARVRQARVRPNPQLGLSVDGVLGSGPYDGYSNAETSLAVTQDLELWGRRSARVEVARGEAGAAALRRDLAGVDAAGRLALVYAEAEAADRRFQLAKEALTITLADARAALLLVEEGREPLLRGIQAETEAASARASQDEAGAEREAAFARLTATAMLPTAVTSIDAGVLDRTPSASEPSGSISPVVRVAEAERDTAERRIRVERINARPNVSASVGVRRYEAEDATALTFGVSMPLPLFDRNRGNIQAAQAEFRAAEARLDGARLEEAADRSAALARLNASVSRVGATDAGVTSAEEAYRLSRLGFEAGRISQLELRASRAALISARTAAVDARLARVRAEIDLARLQGRIPFGAAL; from the coding sequence ATGTCTTCCTCACATCGTCGGTCGCCGCTCCTGGCGGCCGGCTGCGCCGTGGTCGCCGTAGCGACAGCGGCCGCTGCACCTGCCTGGGCTGATCCTGCGCCAAGCTATGAAACCCTGCTCGGACGCATCGGCCAGACGCCGGTCAACGTCGAGGCCGGCGCCTTGCTCGACGCCGCCGAGGCGCGCGTTCGTCAGGCGCGCGTGCGCCCCAATCCTCAACTCGGCCTGAGCGTCGACGGCGTCCTGGGGAGCGGTCCCTATGACGGCTACAGCAATGCCGAGACCAGCCTGGCTGTGACCCAGGACCTTGAACTCTGGGGGCGTCGCAGCGCCAGGGTGGAGGTCGCGCGCGGGGAAGCCGGCGCAGCCGCTCTTCGCCGCGATCTCGCCGGCGTAGACGCTGCGGGTCGGCTGGCGCTGGTTTACGCCGAGGCCGAGGCGGCTGATCGTCGATTTCAACTGGCCAAGGAGGCCTTGACCATCACCCTGGCCGACGCTCGCGCCGCCCTGTTGCTGGTGGAAGAGGGGCGAGAACCCCTGTTGCGCGGCATTCAGGCGGAAACCGAGGCGGCCTCGGCGCGTGCTTCGCAAGACGAGGCCGGCGCTGAACGCGAGGCCGCTTTCGCGCGGTTGACGGCGACGGCGATGTTGCCGACGGCCGTCACCTCCATCGACGCAGGCGTTCTGGATCGCACGCCATCGGCGTCGGAGCCCTCCGGATCGATTTCGCCCGTCGTGCGCGTGGCGGAAGCGGAGCGCGACACGGCCGAACGGCGTATCCGGGTGGAGCGGATCAATGCTCGTCCCAACGTCAGCGCTTCGGTCGGGGTGAGGCGCTACGAAGCCGAAGACGCCACCGCATTGACGTTCGGCGTCAGCATGCCCCTGCCGCTGTTCGATCGAAATCGGGGCAATATCCAGGCGGCCCAGGCTGAGTTCCGGGCGGCGGAAGCCCGTCTCGACGGCGCTCGCCTCGAAGAAGCCGCCGATCGAAGCGCGGCTCTGGCGCGCCTCAACGCCTCCGTCAGTCGCGTGGGAGCGACGGACGCCGGCGTGACCTCGGCCGAGGAGGCCTATCGCCTTTCTCGGCTGGGTTTCGAAGCCGGACGCATCTCCCAGCTTGAACTGCGCGCATCCCGCGCCGCCCTGATCTCCGCCCGCACCGCCGCCGTTGACGCCCGCCTCGCGCGCGTCCGTGCGGAAATCGACCTCGCGCGCCTGCAAGGCCGCATCCCGTTTGGAGCCGCCCTGTGA